One window of the Colletotrichum lupini chromosome 9, complete sequence genome contains the following:
- a CDS encoding phosphoenolpyruvate carboxykinase has protein sequence MQRYKVTKGSRQDVLPRSLPQLSPILNGNSSSDIGVFAPATPHAAPVLISPRPHSGPSILGPASDPSHPKQLCLHLYSPVSHSHLTPSTPANLFQNLQALTQTIFTRSQRPTRPTTQFFITMKDPVQRTASPYTDPKVKGPKSQILAEGTQADLRKSTSTLHPISVISSYTLLYTHPLPEFFHNNANSVLVSSFPYTTLIASNVNKTPLHPGGVAPHQEHTELEEELHETAHIDYDRVAIIPNPSVPALYEDALVYETGSAITSSGALTAYSGKKTGRSPLDKRIVEEDSSKNDIWWGPVNKPMSPEVREIATQIESWCCGHASPWSFSRLSRDLSETAKNSETNSGTAEDFFAVNECVMFQLGTAIGIHLRAASKKSAIAGPFCTNPRNRCRRIASVHAGGNSSRWLFIQCFPPMFPARFLGCSFATGSVVIKGCNPSSFPFGPWVWKINRERAIDYLNTRNRIYVVDGYAGWDEKYRIRVRVICARAYHALFMRNMLIRPPREELEHFHPDYTIYNAGSFPANRYTEGMTSGTSVAINFAEKEMVILGTEYAGEMKKGVFTVLFYEMPIKHNVLTLHSSANEGKNGDVTLFFGLSGTGKTTLSADPQRALIGDDEHCWSDRGVFNIEGGCYAKTIGLSAEKEPDIFGAIRFGSVLENVVFDPETRAVDYDDCTLTENTRCAYPIEYISNAKIPCMSESHPTNIILLTCDARGVLPPISKLDRAQTMFHFISGYTSKMAGTEDGVTEPQATFSSCFAQPFLALHPMRYAKMLADKIEHHNANAWLLNTGWVGAGAAQGGKRCPLKYTRAILDAIHSGELAKVEYETYEVFNLQVPKTCPSVPDELLNPKAAWTAGNDSFNTEVKKLGTLFNENFKKYASEATEEVVKAGPVV, from the exons ATGCAAAGATACAAAGTGACAAAGGGATCGAGACAAGACGTTCTCCCGAGAAGTCTTCCCCAACTCTCCCCGATTCT CAACGGCAATTCGTCCAGTGACATCGGCGTCTTCGCCCCCGCGACTCCACACGCCGCGCCCGTTCTTATAAGTCCAAGACCCCATTCTGGCCCTTCTATCCTCGGCCCAGCTTCAGATCCAAGCCACCCAAAGCAGCTTTGTCTACACTTGTACTCACCAGTCTCACACTCCCATCTTACTCCGTCCACCCCGGCCAATTTATTCCAGAA CCTCCAAGCCTTGACCCAAACCATCTTCACCCGATCTCAAAGACCTACCCGTCCAACGACTCAATTCTTTATAACCATGAAGGATCCCGTCCAGAGAACTGCTTCTCCCTACACTGATCCCAAAGTTAAAGGCCCAAAGTCTCAGATTCTCGCAGAAGGAACCCAAGCAGACTTACGCAAGAGTACGTCCACACTACATCCCATCTCCGTTATATCGTCATATACCCTCTTATACACCCATCCCCTTCCCGAGTTTTTCCACAACAACGCAAACTCAGTCTTGGTCTCATCCTTTCCTTATACCACTT TGATCGCTAGCAACGTTAACAAGACTCCTCTCCACCCTGGTGGTGTTGC TCCTCACCAGGAGCACACGGAGCTCGAGGAGGAGCTTCACGAGACCGCGCACATTGACTACGACCGTGTCGCCATTATCCCCAACCCTTCCGTCCCCGCCCTTTACGAAGATGCCCTCGTCTACGAGACCGGTTCCGCCATCACATCAAGTGGTGCCTTGACTGCCTACTCTGGAAAGAAGACTGGTCGTTCGCCTTTGGACAAGCGAATTGTCGAGGAGGACAGCTCCAAGAACGACATCTG GTGGGGCCCCGTTAACAAGCCCATGTCACCCGAGGTAAGAGAAATCGCAACCCAGATCGAGTCATGGTGCTGTGGGCACGCTTCCCCTTGGTCCTTT AGCCGTCTGTCACGCGACCTTTCGGAGACAGCAAAAAA CAGCGAAACGAACTCAGGCACTGCCGAAGACTTCTTTGCTGTCAATGAATGCGTCATGTTTCAGCTCGGCACTGCTATCGGTATACACCTGCGCGCAGCAAGCAAAAAGTCCGCTATTGCTGGTCCTTTCTGCACAAATCCGAGGAACCGATGCAGGCGCATCGCATCGGTTCATGCCGGAGGGAACTCATCGAGATGGCTCTTCATCCAATGTTTTCCCCCGATGTTCCCCGCCAGGTTCCTCGGGTGCAGTTTTGCGACTGGGAGTGTCGTCATCAAAGGCTGCAACCCCTCCTCGTTCCCCTTTGGGCCTTGG GTCTGGAAGATCAACCGCGAGCGTGCCATCGACTACCTCAACACCAGAAACCGTATCTACGTCGTCGACGGTTACGCCGGCTGGGATGAGAAGTACCGTATTCGTGTCCGTGTCATCTGCGCCCGCGCCTACCATGCTCTCTTCATGAGAAACATGCTCATTCGCCCTCCTCGTGAGGAGCTCGAGCACTTCCACCCCGACTACACCATCTACAATGCCGGCTCTTTCCCCGCCAACAGATACACCGAGGGTATGACCTCCGGCACCTCAGTCGCCATCAACTTCGCCGAGAAGGAGATGGTCATTCTCGGTACTGAGTACGCTGGTGAGATGAAGAAGGGTGTCTTCACCGTCCTCTTCTACGAGATGCCTATCAAGCACAACGTCCTCACTCTGCACTCCTCTGCCAACGAGGGCAAGAACGGCGATGTTACCCTCTTCTTCGGTCTGTCAGGCACTGGCAAGACCACTCTCTCTGCCGACCCTCAGCGCGCCTTGATCGGTGACGACGAGCACTGCTGGAGTGACCGCGGTGTCTTCAACATTGAGGGCGGCTGCTACGCCAAGACCATCGGCTTGTCAGCCGAGAAGGAGCCCGATATTTTCGGCGCCATCCGCTTCGGCTCCGTCCTTGAGAACGTTGTCTTCGACCCCGAGACCCGTGCCGTCGACTACGATGACTGCACCCTGACAGAAAATACCCGCTGCGCCTACCCCATCGAGTACATCAGCAACGCCAAGATTCCCTGCATGTCAGAATCTCACCCCACCAACATCATCCTCCTCACTTGCGACGCCCGCGGTGTCCTGCCTCCCATTTCCAAGCTCGACCGCGCCCAGACCATGTTCCACTTCATCTCTGGTTACACCTCCAAGATGGCCGGAACTGAGGACGGTGTCACCGAGCCCCAGGCCACTTTCTCCTCCTGCTTCGCCCAGCCCTTCCTGGCCCTGCACCCCATGCGCTACGCCAAGATGCTTGCCGACAAGATCGAGCACCACAACGCCAACGCCTGGCTCCTCAACACCGGTTGGGTCGGTGCCGGTGCCGCTCAGGGAGGCAAGCGCTGCCCCCTCAAGTACACCCGTGCCATCCTCGACGCCATCCACTCTGGCGAGCTCGCCAAGGTCGAGTACGAGACCTACGAAGTCTTCAACCTCCAGGTTCCCAAGACCTGCCCAAGTGTCCCCGACGAGCTTCTCAACCCCAAGGCTGCCTGGACTGCCGGCAACGACAGTTTCAACACCGAGGTCAAGAAGCTCGGCACCCTCTTCAACGAGAACTTCAAGAAGTACGCCAGCGAAGCGACCGAGGAGGTCGTCAAGGCCGGTCCCGTCGTTTAA
- a CDS encoding elongation factor Tu GTP binding domain-containing protein: MSNLNSWEDDPSAQDDNLSRQAQQQLNLNQQNPQAGAFRPGGSSFTPGASSFTPGAQAFQPGQQYGGYPQQYQQYYGQGYGGPGAGGAGGFPQYGGQQGYNQYGQGNYGGYPQQGYQQQQAYGQGYPQYGQQQQQQPQAAAPTIAKRPTDAPSSGSSTPAPAAAAAPQPAVKSEGGAKVLSIGGDAPKPKAKVLSIGGTVPPKEEKKKEEAPKETSSDAAVEAGAKATASKAIEKTGASTTKSGKASPAPSSGRSSPSGPEKKGVTRDVDAVQKEQTADVDEATLKEIYGKEHVNIIFIGHVDAGKSTLGGSILYNTGMVDERTMEKYKKEARDIGNPSWYLSWVMDLNKEERSQGKTIEVGRGYFETDVRRYSILDAPGHKTYVPNMIGGASQADVGILVISARKGEYETGFERGGQTREHAMLAKTQGVNKLIVAINKMDDATVEWSHERYTECTTKLSQFLKGTGYNLKTDVFFIPVAAQQSINIKERIAKGIADWYEGPSLLEYLDGMKALERKVNAPFMMAVAGKYRDLGTMIEGKIEAGVIKKGMSLVMMPNKQNIDVSAVYGETEEEVQVAQCGDQVRIRLRGIEEEDIMPGFVLCSPKRLVHNVQTFEAQIRILELKSILSAGFNCVLHVHAAIEEVTFAALLHKLQKGTGRKSKLPPSHAKKGDSIIARLQVIGGAGSVCIEKFEDYPQMGRFTLRDQGQTIAIGKITKLITDETS, from the exons AGACGACCCATCCGCCCAGGACGACAACCTGTCGCGCCAGGCCCAGCAGCAGCTCAATCTCAACCAGCAGAACCCTCAAGCCGGCGCCTTCCGTCCAGGCGGCTCTTCCTTCACCCCTGGAGCCTCCTCTTTCACCCCAGGAGCCCAGGCTTTCCAGCCTGGCCAGCAATACGGCGGCTATCCCCAACAGTACCAGCAATACTACGGCCAAGGTTACGGTGGTCCTGGCGCTGGTGGTGCAGGTGGCTTCCCTCAGTACGGCGGCCAGCAAGGATACAACCAATATGGCCAGGGCAACTATGGCGGTTACCCCCAACAGGGctaccagcagcagcaagccTACG GTCAAGGCTACCCCCAGTAcggccagcagcagcaacagcagccccAGGCTGCGGCACCTACCATCGCCAAGCGTCCGACTGACGCCCCGTCCTCTGGCTCTAGCACTCCTGCTCCTGCAGCCGCAGCCGCACCTCAGCCCGCAGTGAAGAGTGAGGGAGGCGCCAAGGTTTTGAGCATCGGCGGTGACGCCCCCAAGCCCAAGGCTAAGGTCCTCTCCATCGGCGGCACCGTCCCCCCCAAGGAggaaaagaagaaggaggaggctcCCAAGGAGACCTCATCTGACGCCGCAGTCGAGGCCGGAGCCAAGGCAACCGCTTCCAAGGCGATCGAGAAGACGGGAGCTTCTACCACTAAGTCTGGCAAGGCCTCTCCTGCTCCTTCGTCAGGCCGTTCCAGCCCCTCTGGACCTGAGAAGAAGGGAGTCACGAGAGATGTCGATGCCGTCCAAAAGGAGCAGACTGCCGATGTCGACGAGGCGACTCTTAAGGAAATCTACGGAAAGGAGCACGTCAACATCATCTTCATCGGCCACGTCGATGCTGGAAAGTCCACCTTGGGTGGCTCTATCCTCTACAACACCGGCATGGTCGACGAGCGGACAATGGAGAAGTACAAGAAGGAGGCCAGGGATATCGGTAACCCTTCTTGGTACCTTTCATGGGTCATGGATCTGAACAAGGAGGAGCGATCACAGGGCAAGACCATTGAGGTCGGTAGGGGTTACTTCGAGACGGACGTACGACGATACAGCATTCTCGACGCCCCTGGCCACAAGACGTACGTCCCCAACATGATTGGTGGTGCCTCCCAGGCAGACGTCGGTATCTTGGTCATCTCGGCCCGTAAGGGAGAGTACGAGACCGGTTTCGAGCGTGGTGGCCAGACCCGTGAGCACGCTATGCTTGCTAAGACTCAGGGTGTCAACAAGTTGATTGTTGCCATCAACAAGATGGACGATGCCACTGTCGAATGGTCTCACGAGCGTTACACGGAGTGCACAACCAAGCTGTCCCAGTTCTTGAAGGGTACCGGCTACAACCTGAAGACGGACGTCTTCTTCATTCCTGTTGCTGCCCAGCAATCGATTAACATCAAGGAGAGAATTGCCAAGGGTATCGCCGACTGGTACGAGGGCCCTTCATTGCTCGAGTACCTCGACGGTATGAAGGCTCTTGAGCGCAAGGTCAACGCACCCTTCATGATGGCCGTTGCCGGCAAGTACCGCGATCTCGGAACCATGATCGAGGGTAAGATCGAGGCCGGTGTCATCAAGAAGGGCATGTCGCTCGTCATGATGCCCAACAAGCAAAACATTGATGTGTCTGCCGTGTACGGCGAGACTGAGGAGGAAGTGCAGGTTGCGCAGTGCGGTGACCAGGTCCGCATCCGCCTCAGGGGCATTGAAGAGGAAGACATCATGCCTGGATTCGTCCTGTGCTCGCCCAAGCGCTTGGTGCACAACGTCCAGACTTTCGAGGCCCAGATCCGCATTCTGGAGCTCAAGAGCATTTTGTCAGCAGGCTTCAACTGTGTGCTGCACGTCCACGCCGCCATTGAAGAGGTAACCTTTGCCGCGCTGCTGCACAAGCTCCAGAAGGGCACAGGCCGCAAGAGCAAGCTGCCTCCTTCGCACGCGAAGAAGGGCGACAGCATCATTGCTCGTTTGCAAGTCATTGGCGGTGCCGGGTCCGTGTGCATTGAGAAGTTCGAAGACTACCCGCAAATGGGTCGCTTCACCCTCAGAGATCAG GGACAAACCATTGCCATTGGCAAGATTACGAAGCTGATTACGGATGAGACATCTTAA